AGTTATTCATAGTGTCCTGGCCGGTCTGGGGGCCAGAACATCGAACATGATATTCGCATCGGTGCCAGGCGATTGATCTTCTTTAATCGTCCGGAAGATCCGAACCTCCGAGATCACCGCCCTCATCAAAAAGACTGGCGAGCGCGTCGAGGTCGTCGGCCAGGCTCTGGCGGCTCGATGTGGGATCGGCGTCGTTGGCCGCTTCGCTGACCTCGGGTGCAGCTGCGAGCGAGGCGCCCAGGTAGGGGCGCGGGTCGATGCGGCAGCGCTGCCAGCGCCAGAGGGTCGCAAGCTCCAGGAGCGCCAGTCGAACCTCCTCGACGGTCTGGCTGCCGACCTGATCGAGGTGGCGCAGGCGGCGCTCGTCGCCGTCGACTTCGTCAAGGGTGTAGCCGCGCGGGTCGGTGCCCAGGGCTGCCAGGCCGCGCTCCAGGCGGCCGGCGTCGGCCGGGGGGAGGTTGAGGTCGGCCAGGCTCAGCGCCATGAAGCGGGCGTCGAAGAGCGCGCGCAGGTTGGGGAGGATGGCGCTCGTGGCGGGGAGGGTGAAGCTCGAAGAGGTGTCGGGCGGGTCGGGTCGAGCCGAGCGAAGCGAGGCGCCGTAGGTCGCCACCAGGTTGAGCTCGGTGCGGTAGGTGATCAGCGCGCAGTGGATGCGGTGGGCCGCCGGGGAGTCCGGGTTGTTGCGCGCCCAGGCCTGGGCCTCGCGGATCGGGCGCAGGCGGTCAAGCCCCACCGCTTCGAGCAGCGCGTCGTCGAGCAAGAGCACCGCCACCGGGTGTCCGGCGACCTCATCGCGATGAAGGAGCGTGCCGTCGCCGTCGCAGTGGTAGGGGCTCAACACCTCGTCGAGGGTGATGGGGGCGTCGCCCTTTTTAAGCCCGCCCTGCTTGAGAAGCTGCGTGGCGCAGATCTCTTCGACCTCGCTCAAAAAAGCCTGGCGCGCCTCCGGATCGTCGACGAGCGCGGCGATATGCGCGTGCAAGGTCAGCCCCCGGGGCTCGGCAAAGGCGCGCCAGACGGCCTGGCGCGCGCCCAGCAAAAGCCCCTTTCGGGAGATCTGCTGGCGGCCGCCGAAAAAACTTCCCTCCACCCGCCCGCTGACCGGGCGGCCGTGGCGATCGGTGGGATCGATGAGCACCCGCAGAAGATCGAGCTCCAGGCGCTGCCAGGCATCGCGGCGCTCGGGCTCGGGCGCCTCCACGAGCAGCTCCAGGGTGCGCTCCAGGCGAACCTCGCGAAGCTCATAGCCAAAGACCAGGTAGGTGGCGCCCTCAAAGCTCAGCGGCCAGCCGCAAAAAGTGCCCTCCCGTCGCGCGAGCTCTCCGTCGCGGAGCAGCACCCCGGCGATCTTCAGCTCCACGTTCGGGTTGAGCGCGCAGCGGGCCCGATCGTGGGTCGAGGCCTCCTGCGGTCGGTAGTGGATCACCTGGAGGTTGGCGCGCTGCAACTTCCTCAACACCTCCCGCAGCGTCGCGTCTTTCACCGCCGAGCGCACTCGCCCCTGCAGCGGTTCTTTGCCGAAGATGCGACCGCCGGAGTCGCCGTAGAGGGTGGCGGGCACGAGCACACAGGCCCGAAGATCGCGATCGATCAGGTCAAAATAGAGCCCCGCCGCCTTGCAGACCTCATTGAGCACCGAGAGCTCCGCGCGGGCGATCACCGCGTTATGCACCTCAACGCCGGTGCTGTGGATCGCGTCGAGCAGACCGTTCAGCCTTCGGGCGCGCTCCTCACCGGCCTGGCGCTCTCGCCGGGCACAGAGCGAGATCAGCTCGCCAGAGCAGGGGCGCTCACTCGCGGAGGTCGATGAGGCGTTGGGGTCGTGGGGATCGCCGGGGTGGGTCATACAGGGTCCTGGCCTGGGGGCCCGTCAACGTCGGGGCTTGCGTTCTGTGGGACGACGTTGCGCCCCGGGGGCCGCCTTATGGGGCCGCACCATCTAAGGAGGCAAGCGTCGAACTTCTTCCCATCGTCAACGATCGTGCCATCTGCAGGGCGAACGCGGCGGGCTCAGACGCGTTGCCGGCGAGTGTGCGCGGGGTGAAAAGGTCGCCCACGCACGGGTTGCTCACCATCTCTGCGGACACATCTCGTCGAACGATCGGGGCGGCCGGTGGCATTCCCCATGCGCGGTGGCCTGGCACGCGGGCGAAGATCGGAACGAGTGCCAGGCACCCGGGCGAAGATCGGAACGAGTGCCTGGCACCCGGGCGAAGATCATGAGCGAGTGCCAGGCACCCGGACGATGGCAGCCATCCCGTAGGTATGACTCCCGACCGTCCATGCAGCAGGGCGAAGTCCTGCAAGGACATTACGAATAACTCCCAACCATCCATGCAGCAGGGCGAAGTCCTGCAAGGAGCAAGGGCGAAGCTGTAGCAGCGCTACCGCGAGCCCGCGGCGACGCCGCAGGCTTTGTCGTGATGCGTGGATGCATGGATGCGCGTTGCATCGCGACCCACGCGGTGCCAGTCTACGACCCTCACCCCCGGGTGATTATCTTTTATGGGAGGTGGAGCGCGCCGCGGGGAGCGGGGAGGGCGCGCTCTTACAGAGCTCCCGTCGATCGCCACTGACTGCGAGATGACCTGCGATGAACCCACCGAACAAGACGCGGATTTACCTCTCTCCTCCGGACATCGGCGAGCTGGAGCGGCGCTATGTGCAGGAGGCTTTTGATACGAACTGGATCGCGCCGCTGGGGCCTAACGTCGACGGCTTTGAGCAGGAGCTGGCCGCCTATGTGGGGTCGGGGCATGCGGCGGCGCTTGTAAGCGGAACCGCAGCGTTGCATCTGGCGTTGAGGTTGTGCGGGGTGGGGCCAGGCGATGAGGTCGTGGTCTCGTCTCTGACGTTTGTGGCCAGCGCGGCGCCGGTGGTGCAGCTGGGCGCAAGCTGCACCTTTATCGACGCCGAGCGCGACTCCTGGAACCTCGATCCGGCGCTCGTCGCCGAGCTTTTTGAGGCTCGGGCGCGGGAAGGGCGCCTGCCCCGCGCGCTGATCGTGGTGCACCTCTACGGTCAATCCGCCGACATCGACCCGCTGGTCGAGCTCTGCGATCGCTACGGCGTGGCGCTGATCGAAGACGCCGCCGAGGCCCTGGGCGCGACCTATAAGGGCAAAAGCCCCGGGAGTTTTGGTCGGGCGGGGATCTTTTCGTTTAACGGCAACAAGATCATCACCTCCTCGGGCGGGGGGATGCTGGTGAGCGACGACGCCGAGCTCATCGCGCACGCCCGCAAGCTCGCCACCCAGGCCCGCGACCCGGCGCCCCACTACGAGCATACCGAGCTGGGTTACAACTACCGCATGAGCAATGTGGTGGCGGGCATCGGCCGCGGCCAGCTCGCCACGCTCGATCAGAAGGTCGCCGCGCGCCGCGCCAACTTCGCCCATTATGTCGAGGGTTTGGGCGATCTTCCCGGCATCGCGTTTCAGCCGGAAGCGGCCTGGGGCACCCACTCCCGCTGGCTGACCTGCCTGACGGTTGACGCGGAGGCGTTCGGCAACGATCGCGAGGCGATCCGCCTGGCGCTGGAGGCCGAGAACATCGAGGCGCGGCCGGTCTGGAAGCCGATGCATATGCAGCCGGTGTTTCAGGAGGCCCCGATGGTCGGCGGCGCCGTCAGCGAAGATCTTTTTGAGCGCGGCCTCTGCCTGCCCTCCGGATCGTCGCTGAGCCAGGCCGATCGCGAGCGCATCATCGCTATTGTGCGCGGCTGCGCCCGCTGAGTTCCGGCCCTGACCCGCAGGTCTTTTGAGCCCTTCAGACCTGCGGGCTCAGCGCCTCATACTGCGACTCGCCCTCCACCCG
The nucleotide sequence above comes from Lujinxingia vulgaris. Encoded proteins:
- a CDS encoding DegT/DnrJ/EryC1/StrS family aminotransferase translates to MNPPNKTRIYLSPPDIGELERRYVQEAFDTNWIAPLGPNVDGFEQELAAYVGSGHAAALVSGTAALHLALRLCGVGPGDEVVVSSLTFVASAAPVVQLGASCTFIDAERDSWNLDPALVAELFEARAREGRLPRALIVVHLYGQSADIDPLVELCDRYGVALIEDAAEALGATYKGKSPGSFGRAGIFSFNGNKIITSSGGGMLVSDDAELIAHARKLATQARDPAPHYEHTELGYNYRMSNVVAGIGRGQLATLDQKVAARRANFAHYVEGLGDLPGIAFQPEAAWGTHSRWLTCLTVDAEAFGNDREAIRLALEAENIEARPVWKPMHMQPVFQEAPMVGGAVSEDLFERGLCLPSGSSLSQADRERIIAIVRGCAR